CACGCGTGGCCGGCATACCCCTCGCCACATCGCACGGCGGGTCGTATGTGCCACCAGTGTTGGAGCGTGGATTGGCGCCAATTCCCACCCAGGCGGCGGTGCCGGCACTGGACTGGCTGCCGAAATTCCTGCTGCGCTGGATGGCCAACAACGGGGCGCCTCGCATGCGGCAGCCGGTTGCCTTTCTCAACGAAGTCGCCGCCGAGTTGGGTGTGGAACCAGTGCCGAGTCTGGCGGCGCTGATGCTTGGCGATCTCACATTGGTGACAGACGTACCTGAAGTGCTGGGCATTCCGACCAACGAAATGCAGGCGTGGCGACCCAACGATTGCGCCGGCTACAGGTCGGGAACTCGGCTTCAGTACACTGGTCCACTCCACGCACAGCTCGACGTGCCCGTGCCGACGGCGGTACAGCCCTATCTCGACGGCAGTCGTCCCACCGCCTACGTGGCGCTCAGTTCCTCAACGCCCGCGTTCATCCGGCGCGTCGTTGCCGGAGTGCGCGCCGCCGGACTGCGGGTAATTGTCGGCGCCACCATTCACGACCTCGCCAACCTCGCGGACGACGACGTCATCGTGAGTGGGGTGCTGCCGAGCCATGCCATCATGCCCCATGTCGATCTGGCGGCATTATGGGTGGGCAAGGCAGTGTGCAAACGGCCATGTGCAGCGGCACGCCATTCATGGCATTCCCGCTGCACCCCGAGCAGGAGTTGAACGTCGGGCTGGGGGTGCGACATGGCATGGCACTGGGCATTGGCCCGCGTCACATGACCGAGGCGCGGGTGGCCGCCGCCGCGCGTCGCCTGACAGGCGACCCGTCGTTTCGCATGGCCGCGAAGCGCGTGCAGGCACTGTACGCCGGTATTGACGGCCCGGCCTGCGCGGCCAAGGCCATCGTCGACTATCTGGCCACCACTCACGACTGATGAGCACTTCACCGAGCAGCGCCCGCGTCGGATCCGACAAGTTCTTCCTCATTTCCTCATTGATCCTGCTGGCCGGGGTGCTCATCGGCTTCGCGCCCACGTTCTATCTGCGCGAGCAGTTCGAGGGGGCGCCGTTGCCGTGGTGGCTGATTGTGCACGGCAGTGTGCTGACGGCCTGGTATGTCCTGCTCCCGCTGCAGGCGTCGCTTATTGTGAGCGGTCGGCGAGGCTGGCACAAACGACTGGGATGGTTCACTGCCGTAGTGGCTTTGCTGGTGGTAGTTACCGCGCCAATGGTGGTGTGGCAGTCGGTACCGCGAGGCCTTGCCGCTGGACTGAGCGAGATGGAAGTCGGCTTCCTGGTGCTGGTGAATCTCCAGCGCATTCCATTCTTTGCGGCGGTGGTTTCGCTGGCGTTGTGGCATCGGCGCAGTCCGCAAACCCACAAGCGCCTGATGCTGCTGGCCAGTCTCAGCAACTTCGCCGCGGCCAGCTCACGCGTGGGGCATCTGGTGGGCGTGCATCCCCTGGTCAGTGCCGTGGTGTACACAGTCGCCTTCGGTTTGGCGATGACCCTGTACGACCGCCGGTCACTTGGGCGTGTTCATCCGGTGACGAAGTGGGGGATGTTGGCGCTGGTTCTCATTCTGACGATCGCCATTGCGCTCATGTTTGGCGGCGTGTCCGGTCCGCTTATCAAGGCGATGCGGTAGGACGCGTCGACAGCGAACGGAGCGATTCGGTTCAGGCCGGTTCTTCGGAATTCCCGAGAGGCGGACGATAGGGTGTCGACTCCACGGTTGGGGTTCGCTGAGCACGGAGCGGTGAGCAGAAAAAGGGGTGAGCAGCAGAAGCGTTGAGCGTTGAGGGGCCAGCCGGCGAGGGCAGGATTGGTTCTCCCCTCGCCGGCTGGCCCTCAAACGCTCGACGCTTCAGTTGCTCACCCCTCCGGCCCCTCTGCGCTCTACCCTCAACCGGCAGGACCCGGTCGCGGTGCACCGAACACGCGCGTACCTAGCGGGCCACCAAACTCCGCAACACGTACGGCAGAATCCCGCCGTGCCTGTAGTACTGCATCTCTTCCGGCGTATCAATCCGGCAGCGCGCGCTGAACGTTGTCGTGCTGCCATCGGCCGCCGTAGCCGTCACCGTCATCGTGGCCCTTGGCGTCAACGACTCGTCCATGCCGGCAATGTCATACGTCTCAAAGCCGGTCAGTCCCAGCGTCTGCCGTGTCTCGCCGTTGGCAAACTCCAGCGGCAACACTCCCATGCCCACCAGGTTCGAGCGATGAATGCGTTCGAAGCTTTCGGCAATCACCGCGCGCACACCCAGCAACATCGTGCCTTTGGCGGCCCAATCACGTGACGAACCAGTGCCGTATTCCTTGCCGGCAATGATGATCTGCGCCGTGCCCGCCGCCTGACGCGCCATGGCCACGTCGTACAATGCGGTGGGTTCCGCGCCCGGCGCGGCGGCGGTCCACCAGCCTTCCTTGCCACCCACCAGTTCGTTCTTGAGGCGGATGTTGGCGAACGTGCCGCGCATCATGATTTCATGATTGCCACGACGCGCGCCGTAGGAATTGAAGTCCTTCTTGTCCACGCCCAGTGACTTGAGCCACAAGCCAGCGGGTGAAGCCGCTGCAATGGAACCTGCCGGCGAGATGTGATCGGTGGTGATGGAATCGCCGAACATGCCCAGCACCCTGGCGCCACTGATGGCGCGGATACCTGGCGGGGTCATGGTCATGCCGTCGAAATACGGCGGGTTCTTTACATACGTGGAGTTGTTGTTCCAGGCGTATTGGTTGCCGACGGGCGATTCGATGGCCTGCCAATGCTCGTCACCGTCAAACGCATGCGCATACTGTGTGGTGAACTGCTCGCGCTTGACCGCGGACAGAATGGTGTCTTCCATTTCCTGCGCCGACGGCCAGATGTCGCGCAGGAACACCGGACCGTCGGTGCCGACGCCAAGCGGTTCGGTGGCCATGTCAATGTCCATGCGACCGGCCAGTGCATACGCCACCACCAGCGGCGGCGAGGCGAGGTAGTTGAAGCGCGTTTGCGGATTCACGCGCCCTTCGAAGTTGCGGTTGCCCGACAGCACGGCGGCTACATTCAGCTTGCCGCTGTCAATGGCCTCGCTGATGACCGGCGGCAGCGGGCCCGAGTTGCCGATGCAGGTGGTGCAGCCGTAGCCCACCACATTGAAGCCGAGTGTGTTGAGCGACTCCATGAGGCCGGCTTTGTGGAAGTAATCGGTGGCCACTTTCGATCCGGGTGCCAGCGACGTCTTCACCCACGGCTTGGTGGAGAGTCCCTTGGCGACGGCGTTTCTGGCCAGCAGCCCGGCGGCCAGCATGACGCTGGGGTTGGAGGTGTTCGTGCACGACGTGATCGCGGCGATCACCACGTGACCATGCTGCAGGTTGAAGCTCTGGCCCTTGTGCTCGCATCGCACACCACCGTTGGAGTCCACCGGACCGCCTTCGGCCACCATGGTCGCGGCCGGACTGCCTGCTGGCGCGGCGGCGGCCGCCGCCTGCGTGGCCAACTGCGCCGCCAACGCCTCGCGATACATCGCCTTGCTCTGCGACAACGGCACGCGATCCTGCGGACGCTTGGGACCGGCGAGACTGGGCACCACCGTGCTCAAGTCCAGGTCCAAGGTGTCGGTGAACACCGGATCGGGTGTGGCATCGGTGCGGAACAGTCCCTGCGCCTTGCAGTACGCTTCCACCAGCGCCACCTGTTCGTCGCTGCGGCCCGACAGATGCAGATACTTGAGTGTTTCGGCGTCCACCGGAAAGAATCCCATCGTGGCACCATACTCCGGCGCCATGTTGGCGATGGTGGCGCGATCGGCCAGGGCGAGTGACGACAGCCCAGGTCCGTAGAACTCCACGAACTTGCCGACGACCTTTTTCTTGCGCAGCATCTCGGTGCAGGTGAGCACCAGGTCGGTGGCGGTGGCCCCGGCCGGCAACTTGCCATGCAGACGAAATCCAATCACGTCGGGGATCAGCATGCTCACCGGCTGGCCGAGCATGGCGGCTTCCGCTTCAATACCGCCAACCCCCCACCCCAACACGCCAAGACCGTTGATCATCGTGGTGTGCGAGTCGGTGCCCACCAGCGAATCGCAATACGCCAGCGTGTCCGCGCCATCGGCCGTGGTGAATACCACCTGGCCCAGATATTCGAGATTCACCTGATGGCAAATGCCGGTGCCGGGTGGCACCACACGGAAGTTGCGAAGCGCGGTCTGCCCCCATTTGAGGAACTCGTAGCGCTCGTTGTTGCGGTCGAACTCCAATTCCGTGTTGAGCAGCAGCGAGGCCTCGGTGCCGTATTCATCCACCTGCACCGAGTGGTCAATCACCAGGTCCACGGGCTGCAGCGGGTTGATGCGCGTGGGGTCGCCGCCGAGTGCCACCATGGCGTCGCGCATGGCGGCGAGATCAACCACGCACGGGACACCGGTGAAATCCTGCAGCAGCACGCGTGCCGTGCGAAAGGCGATTTCCTTGTCCACCGGCGCTTTCACATTCCAGCGAGCCAGTGACGCCACGTCGTCGCGCTTGACAAAGGCACCGTCTTCGCCGCGCAGCAGGTTTTCCAGCAGCACACGCAACGAGAAGGGCAGGGTGGGCGCGGTGCTTCCGGGAAGCGCGTCCAGCGCACTCAGTCGGAAGTACGCGTACTGACGGTCGCCCACGACCAACGTGGAGCGGCTGCTGAACGAATTGGGATGCGACATGATTGAGATTGGTCCTGCGTGCGCCGGCCCCATGGGAGGTCGCACGCGTT
The Gemmatimonadaceae bacterium genome window above contains:
- the acnA gene encoding aconitate hydratase AcnA, with protein sequence MSHPNSFSSRSTLVVGDRQYAYFRLSALDALPGSTAPTLPFSLRVLLENLLRGEDGAFVKRDDVASLARWNVKAPVDKEIAFRTARVLLQDFTGVPCVVDLAAMRDAMVALGGDPTRINPLQPVDLVIDHSVQVDEYGTEASLLLNTELEFDRNNERYEFLKWGQTALRNFRVVPPGTGICHQVNLEYLGQVVFTTADGADTLAYCDSLVGTDSHTTMINGLGVLGWGVGGIEAEAAMLGQPVSMLIPDVIGFRLHGKLPAGATATDLVLTCTEMLRKKKVVGKFVEFYGPGLSSLALADRATIANMAPEYGATMGFFPVDAETLKYLHLSGRSDEQVALVEAYCKAQGLFRTDATPDPVFTDTLDLDLSTVVPSLAGPKRPQDRVPLSQSKAMYREALAAQLATQAAAAAAPAGSPAATMVAEGGPVDSNGGVRCEHKGQSFNLQHGHVVIAAITSCTNTSNPSVMLAAGLLARNAVAKGLSTKPWVKTSLAPGSKVATDYFHKAGLMESLNTLGFNVVGYGCTTCIGNSGPLPPVISEAIDSGKLNVAAVLSGNRNFEGRVNPQTRFNYLASPPLVVAYALAGRMDIDMATEPLGVGTDGPVFLRDIWPSAQEMEDTILSAVKREQFTTQYAHAFDGDEHWQAIESPVGNQYAWNNNSTYVKNPPYFDGMTMTPPGIRAISGARVLGMFGDSITTDHISPAGSIAAASPAGLWLKSLGVDKKDFNSYGARRGNHEIMMRGTFANIRLKNELVGGKEGWWTAAAPGAEPTALYDVAMARQAAGTAQIIIAGKEYGTGSSRDWAAKGTMLLGVRAVIAESFERIHRSNLVGMGVLPLEFANGETRQTLGLTGFETYDIAGMDESLTPRATMTVTATAADGSTTTFSARCRIDTPEEMQYYRHGGILPYVLRSLVAR